In Cupriavidus taiwanensis, the following are encoded in one genomic region:
- the hemA gene encoding glutamyl-tRNA reductase yields the protein MQLLAIGINHTTAPVSLRERVAFPLEQIKPALGALRSHLSGRSGTEAAILSTCNRTEIYCATDVLTPGTDGFEHTLRWLSQHHNVPATELAPHLYALPQSEAVRHAFRVASGLDSMVLGETQILGQLKDAVRTAGEAGSLGTYLNQLFQRTFAVAKEVRGQTEIGAHSVSMAAAAVRLAQRIFESVSTQRVLFIGAGEMIELCATHFAAQQPRQIVVANRTVERGEKLAEQLSGQGLTANAIRLSDLGERLHEFDIVVSCTASSLPIIGLGAVERAVKRRKHRPIMMVDLAVPRDVEPEVSRLDDVFLYTVDDLGAVVREGNALRQAAVAQAEAIIESRVQNFMHWLETRSVVPVIRELQSSGEAIRQAELERARRMLARGDDPQAVLEALSGALTRKFLHGPTHALNHTQGEDREALLRLVPGLFRHSSHSER from the coding sequence ATGCAACTGCTCGCGATCGGCATCAATCACACCACGGCACCTGTCTCGCTGCGCGAGCGGGTGGCGTTTCCGCTCGAGCAAATCAAGCCCGCGCTGGGGGCGCTGCGCTCGCACCTGTCGGGCCGCAGCGGCACCGAAGCCGCCATTCTCTCCACCTGCAACCGCACCGAGATCTACTGCGCCACCGACGTCCTGACGCCGGGCACGGACGGCTTCGAGCACACCCTGCGCTGGCTGTCGCAGCACCACAACGTGCCGGCCACCGAACTGGCGCCGCACCTGTACGCGCTGCCGCAGTCCGAAGCCGTGCGCCACGCCTTCCGCGTCGCCAGCGGGCTCGATTCGATGGTGCTGGGCGAGACCCAGATCCTGGGCCAGTTGAAGGACGCGGTGCGCACCGCCGGTGAAGCCGGCTCGCTCGGCACCTACCTGAACCAGCTGTTCCAGCGCACCTTCGCGGTGGCCAAGGAAGTGCGCGGCCAGACCGAGATCGGCGCGCATTCGGTGTCGATGGCCGCTGCCGCGGTGCGGCTGGCGCAGCGGATCTTTGAAAGCGTCTCGACCCAGCGCGTGCTGTTTATCGGCGCGGGCGAGATGATCGAGCTGTGCGCCACCCACTTCGCCGCGCAGCAGCCGCGCCAGATCGTGGTCGCCAACCGCACCGTCGAGCGCGGCGAGAAGCTGGCCGAGCAGCTCAGCGGCCAGGGCCTGACCGCCAACGCGATCCGCCTGTCTGACCTGGGCGAGCGCCTGCATGAGTTCGACATCGTGGTGTCGTGCACCGCGAGCTCGCTGCCCATCATCGGCCTGGGCGCGGTCGAGCGCGCGGTCAAGCGGCGCAAGCACCGTCCTATCATGATGGTCGACCTGGCGGTGCCGCGCGACGTCGAGCCCGAAGTCTCGCGGCTGGACGACGTCTTCCTCTATACCGTCGACGATCTCGGCGCGGTCGTGCGCGAAGGCAACGCGCTGCGCCAGGCCGCGGTGGCGCAGGCCGAAGCCATTATCGAAAGCCGCGTGCAGAACTTCATGCACTGGCTGGAAACCCGCAGCGTGGTGCCGGTCATCCGTGAACTGCAGAGCAGCGGCGAAGCCATCCGCCAGGCCGAGCTGGAGCGCGCGCGCCGCATGCTGGCGCGCGGCGACGACCCGCAGGCCGTGCTCGAGGCGCTCTCCGGCGCGCTGACGCGCAAGTTCCTGCACGGCCCCACCCACGCGCTGAACCACACCCAGGGCGAGGACCGCGAGGCGCTGCTGCGCCTGGTGCCGGGCCTGTTCCGCCACAGCAGCCATTCCGAGCGCTAG
- the prfA gene encoding peptide chain release factor 1: protein MKASMLAKLDQLAERLDEVNALLAREDATANIDQYRKLSREHAELSPVAEQYGQYRQAQDDLATAQALLDDPDMKDFAADEIAAARARLEALQASLQRLLLPRDPNDDRNLLLEIRAGTGGEESALFAADLLRMYTRYAERQRWQVEVMSESASDLGGYKEVIIRIAGDAAFSRLKFESGGHRVQRVPATEAQGRIHTSACTVAVMPEADEVGEVEINPADLRIDTFRASGAGGQHVNKTDSAVRLTHLPTGIVVECQDDRSQHRNKDKAMKVLAARIKDMQARAAQAREASTRRNLIGSGDRSDRIRTYNFPQGRVTDHRINLTLYKIDMIMDGDMDELLSALSAEHQADQLAALGDDS from the coding sequence ATGAAAGCCAGCATGCTTGCCAAGCTCGACCAACTGGCCGAGCGACTCGACGAAGTCAACGCCCTGCTCGCGCGCGAAGACGCGACCGCCAATATCGACCAGTACCGCAAGCTCAGCCGCGAGCACGCCGAGCTGTCGCCGGTGGCCGAGCAATATGGCCAGTACCGGCAGGCCCAGGATGACCTGGCCACCGCGCAGGCGCTGCTCGACGATCCGGACATGAAGGACTTCGCCGCCGACGAGATCGCCGCCGCGCGCGCGCGGTTGGAAGCGCTGCAGGCCAGCCTGCAGCGCCTGCTGCTGCCGCGCGACCCCAATGACGACCGCAACCTGCTGCTGGAAATCCGCGCCGGCACCGGCGGCGAGGAAAGCGCGCTGTTCGCCGCCGACCTGCTGCGCATGTACACGCGTTATGCCGAGCGCCAGCGCTGGCAGGTCGAGGTGATGAGCGAATCGGCGTCGGACCTGGGCGGCTACAAGGAAGTGATCATCCGCATCGCCGGCGATGCCGCGTTTTCCCGGCTGAAGTTCGAATCGGGCGGCCACCGCGTGCAGCGCGTGCCGGCCACCGAGGCGCAGGGCCGCATCCATACCTCCGCCTGTACGGTCGCCGTGATGCCCGAGGCCGACGAGGTCGGCGAGGTCGAGATCAATCCCGCCGACCTGCGCATCGACACCTTCCGCGCCTCCGGCGCGGGCGGCCAGCACGTCAACAAGACCGATTCCGCGGTGCGCCTGACCCACCTGCCCACCGGCATCGTGGTCGAGTGCCAGGACGACCGCAGCCAGCACCGCAACAAGGACAAGGCGATGAAGGTGCTGGCCGCCCGCATCAAGGACATGCAGGCACGCGCCGCGCAGGCGCGCGAGGCCAGCACGCGGCGCAACCTGATCGGCTCGGGCGACCGCAGCGACCGCATCCGCACCTACAACTTCCCGCAGGGCCGCGTGACCGATCACCGCATCAACCTGACCCTGTACAAGATCGACATGATCATGGACGGCGACATGGACGAGCTGCTGTCGGCGCTGTCCGCCGAGCACCAGGCGGACCAGCTGGCAGCGCTGGGCGACGACTCCTGA
- the prmC gene encoding peptide chain release factor N(5)-glutamine methyltransferase, whose protein sequence is MSSPDSTALPATPTLREAQTLAAMAGLPALEARMLLTHVTGLSRTQLITRDTDQLTIAQRDAFATLLARRLAGEPIAYLIGEREFFGRKFRVTPDVLIPRPDTEVAAEAALARLAAVPQPSVLDLGTGSGILAVTLARERRDAHVWATDISPGALMVAQDNARALGADSIQFLVSDWYAALPPELRFHLIVSNPPYIAAGDPHLAEGDLRFEPIDALTDHDDGLSDLRAIVGGAGARLLPGGWLLMEHGYDQAAATRLLLEACGFDEVFTARDLAGLERCTGGRWPGAAP, encoded by the coding sequence ATGTCTTCCCCCGACTCCACCGCGCTGCCCGCCACCCCCACGCTGCGCGAGGCCCAGACGCTCGCCGCCATGGCCGGGCTGCCGGCGCTGGAAGCGCGCATGCTGCTGACCCACGTCACCGGCCTGAGCCGCACGCAACTCATTACGCGCGACACCGACCAGCTCACCATCGCCCAGCGCGACGCGTTTGCCACGCTGCTGGCGCGGCGGCTGGCGGGCGAGCCGATCGCCTACCTGATCGGCGAACGCGAGTTCTTCGGCCGCAAGTTCCGCGTCACGCCGGACGTGCTGATCCCGCGCCCCGATACCGAGGTCGCCGCGGAAGCGGCGCTGGCGCGGCTGGCCGCGGTGCCGCAGCCCAGCGTGCTGGACCTCGGCACGGGCTCCGGCATCCTTGCCGTGACGCTGGCGCGCGAGCGGCGCGACGCGCACGTCTGGGCCACCGACATCTCGCCCGGCGCGCTGATGGTCGCGCAGGACAACGCCCGCGCGCTGGGCGCGGACAGCATCCAGTTCCTGGTGTCGGACTGGTACGCGGCGCTGCCGCCGGAGCTGCGCTTCCACCTGATCGTCAGCAACCCGCCATATATCGCCGCGGGCGACCCGCACCTGGCCGAAGGCGACCTGCGTTTCGAGCCGATCGACGCTTTGACCGACCACGACGACGGCCTGTCCGACCTGCGCGCCATCGTCGGCGGCGCCGGCGCGCGGCTGCTGCCGGGCGGCTGGCTGCTGATGGAACACGGCTATGACCAGGCCGCGGCCACGCGCCTGTTGCTGGAAGCCTGCGGCTTCGACGAAGTCTTCACGGCGCGCGACCTGGCCGGGCTGGAGCGCTGCACCGGCGGACGCTGGCCCGGCGCGGCACCCTGA
- the grxD gene encoding Grx4 family monothiol glutaredoxin codes for MSDVQQQIDQIVKGNPVVLFMKGTAQFPMCGFSGRAIQILKACGVDAPTTVNVLDDEGIRQGIKEYANWPTIPQLYVNGEFIGGSDIMMEMYQNGELQTLLKG; via the coding sequence ATGAGCGACGTGCAGCAACAGATCGACCAGATCGTCAAGGGCAACCCCGTAGTCCTGTTCATGAAGGGCACCGCGCAATTCCCGATGTGCGGCTTCTCGGGCCGCGCCATCCAGATCCTGAAGGCCTGCGGCGTCGACGCGCCGACCACGGTCAACGTGCTGGACGACGAAGGCATCCGCCAGGGCATCAAGGAGTACGCCAACTGGCCCACCATCCCCCAGCTCTACGTGAACGGCGAGTTCATCGGCGGCTCGGACATCATGATGGAGATGTACCAGAACGGCGAACTGCAAACCCTGCTGAAGGGCTGA
- a CDS encoding UbiX family flavin prenyltransferase yields the protein MSGAGGTPQRLIVAITGATGAIYGVRLLQVLRAAPAVETHLLISPAGVMNLQHELDISRAEVEALAGVVHNVRDIGATIASGSFRAHAMVVAPCSMRTLAAIAHGFSDNLITRAADVTLKERRKLVLMVRETPLNLAHLRNMTAVTEMGGIVFPPVPGFYQKPQSIAELVDHTVGRVLDLVDLPQIGQALAPSWGGLNARAGDAGGN from the coding sequence ATGTCCGGCGCTGGCGGCACACCGCAACGGCTGATCGTCGCCATCACCGGCGCCACCGGCGCGATCTACGGCGTGCGCCTGCTGCAGGTGCTGCGCGCGGCGCCCGCGGTGGAAACCCACCTGCTGATTTCGCCGGCCGGCGTGATGAACCTGCAGCACGAGCTGGACATCAGCCGGGCCGAGGTGGAAGCGCTGGCCGGCGTGGTGCACAACGTGCGCGATATCGGCGCCACCATCGCCAGCGGCTCGTTCCGCGCGCACGCCATGGTGGTGGCGCCCTGCTCGATGCGCACGCTGGCGGCGATCGCGCACGGCTTCTCGGACAACCTGATCACCCGCGCCGCCGACGTCACGCTGAAAGAGCGCCGCAAGCTGGTGCTGATGGTGCGGGAGACGCCGCTGAACCTTGCGCACCTGCGCAACATGACGGCGGTGACGGAAATGGGCGGGATCGTGTTCCCGCCGGTGCCGGGCTTCTACCAGAAGCCGCAAAGCATCGCCGAACTGGTCGACCATACGGTCGGGCGCGTGCTGGACCTGGTGGACCTGCCGCAGATCGGCCAGGCGCTTGCGCCCAGCTGGGGCGGGCTGAATGCCCGCGCCGGCGACGCGGGCGGCAACTGA
- the amaB gene encoding L-piperidine-6-carboxylate dehydrogenase, with protein sequence MKAQEFAACWDSLGLPRPWQQGTPAGAVTVRSPVDGEAIGHVPACTPAQADALIARAHAAQSTWALLPAPARGEIVRRYGEVLREHKPALGRLVSLEAGKILQEGLGEVQEMIDICDFAVGLSRQLHGLTIASERPQHAMRETWHPYGLCGVISAFNFPVAVWAWNAALALVCGNGVVWKPSEKVSLCALAAHGLLERVLAAAAPQHCGISAVLPGGRMLGGHLVAHPAVRLVSATGSTRMGREVGIACAGHFKRSILELGGNNAAIVAPSADIELAVRAITFAAAGTAGQRCTTLRRCFIHADLMDTMASRLITVFDRLPVGDPLEDGTLVGPLIDTAAGDAMANALAACRAQGNIVTGGERLLAERYPHAYYVRPALVLTDAQHDTMLTETFAPILYLMPYTTLDEAIALNNAAAHGLSSCIFTESMREAERFLSSAGSDCGIANVNIGTSGAEIGGAFGGEKATGGGRESGSDAWKGYMRRATNTINYGDSLPLAQGIRFEI encoded by the coding sequence ATGAAAGCGCAAGAGTTCGCTGCCTGCTGGGATTCGCTGGGCCTGCCGCGGCCATGGCAGCAAGGAACGCCGGCCGGCGCCGTGACGGTGCGCTCGCCGGTCGACGGCGAGGCCATCGGCCATGTGCCGGCCTGCACGCCGGCGCAGGCCGACGCGCTGATCGCGCGCGCGCACGCGGCGCAAAGCACCTGGGCGCTGCTGCCGGCGCCGGCGCGCGGCGAGATCGTGCGGCGCTACGGCGAGGTGCTGCGCGAGCACAAGCCGGCGCTGGGGCGGCTGGTGTCGCTCGAAGCCGGCAAGATCCTGCAGGAAGGGCTGGGCGAGGTGCAGGAGATGATCGACATCTGCGACTTCGCGGTCGGGCTGTCGCGCCAGCTGCACGGGCTGACCATCGCCTCCGAGCGCCCGCAGCATGCGATGCGCGAGACCTGGCACCCGTACGGCCTGTGCGGCGTGATCTCGGCGTTCAATTTCCCGGTCGCGGTGTGGGCGTGGAACGCGGCGCTGGCGCTGGTGTGCGGCAACGGCGTGGTGTGGAAGCCGTCGGAGAAAGTGTCGCTGTGCGCGCTGGCCGCGCACGGCCTGCTGGAGCGCGTGCTGGCCGCGGCGGCGCCGCAGCACTGCGGCATCTCGGCGGTGCTGCCGGGCGGGCGCATGCTTGGGGGCCACCTGGTGGCGCACCCCGCGGTGCGGCTGGTCAGCGCCACCGGCTCGACCCGCATGGGCCGCGAGGTCGGCATCGCCTGCGCCGGGCACTTCAAGCGCAGCATCCTGGAGCTGGGCGGCAACAACGCCGCCATCGTCGCACCCTCGGCCGATATCGAGCTGGCGGTGCGCGCCATCACCTTTGCCGCGGCCGGCACCGCCGGGCAGCGCTGCACCACGCTGCGCCGCTGCTTTATCCATGCCGACCTGATGGACACCATGGCGAGCCGGCTGATCACCGTGTTCGACCGGCTGCCGGTCGGCGATCCGCTCGAAGACGGCACGCTGGTCGGCCCGCTGATCGACACCGCCGCCGGCGACGCCATGGCCAACGCGCTGGCGGCGTGCCGCGCGCAGGGCAATATCGTCACCGGCGGCGAGCGGCTGCTGGCCGAGCGCTATCCGCATGCGTATTACGTGCGGCCCGCGCTGGTGCTGACCGACGCGCAGCACGACACCATGCTGACCGAGACCTTCGCGCCGATCCTGTACCTGATGCCCTACACCACGCTGGACGAGGCCATCGCGCTGAACAATGCCGCCGCGCACGGGCTGTCGTCGTGCATCTTCACCGAATCGATGCGCGAGGCCGAGCGCTTCCTGTCGTCGGCGGGCAGCGATTGCGGCATCGCCAATGTCAATATCGGCACCAGCGGCGCGGAGATCGGCGGCGCCTTCGGCGGCGAGAAGGCGACCGGCGGCGGCCGCGAGTCAGGCTCGGATGCGTGGAAGGGCTATATGCGCCGCGCCACCAACACCATCAACTACGGCGATTCGCTGCCGCTGGCGCAGGGCATACGGTTCGAGATCTGA
- a CDS encoding saccharopine dehydrogenase C-terminal domain-containing protein, which produces MQASNLGRQAPRDLPRAARPLHVTVLGAGKIGRTIAAMLHDSGDYRVSVVDHDARRLDGLPRGVLARAGDPTEPGTCAALLAGADAVLNALPFHAATSVASVAARLGVHYFDLTEDVAATQAIRQLAQGARSVLMPQCGLAPGFIGVVGHDLAQRFLRGGGELLDLQMRVGALPRYPSNALKYNLTWSTEGLINEYCNPCEAIVDGRRVELTALEGLESFALDGIEYEAFNTSGGLGTLPETLAGRARHVDYKSIRYPGHCALMKLLLNDLRLRERRDWLRDIFDRAIPLTEQDVVIVFATATGYPAGGERGRGPLTQASFSARIGGVDGAGGHVNAIQLTTAAGICTALDLVATGALPQAGFVRQESMPLQAFLSNRFGRHYTQHPLQESLV; this is translated from the coding sequence ATGCAAGCCTCGAACCTTGGCCGGCAGGCCCCGCGCGACCTGCCCAGGGCGGCCCGCCCGCTGCACGTGACGGTGCTGGGCGCCGGCAAGATCGGCCGCACCATCGCGGCCATGCTGCACGACAGCGGCGACTACCGCGTCAGCGTGGTCGACCATGACGCGCGCCGCCTCGACGGCCTGCCGCGCGGCGTGCTGGCGCGCGCCGGCGATCCCACCGAGCCCGGCACCTGCGCCGCGCTGCTGGCCGGCGCCGACGCCGTGCTCAACGCGCTGCCGTTCCATGCCGCGACCAGCGTGGCCTCGGTGGCGGCGCGCCTGGGCGTGCATTACTTCGACCTGACCGAGGACGTGGCCGCCACCCAGGCGATCCGCCAGCTGGCGCAGGGCGCGCGCTCGGTGCTGATGCCGCAATGCGGACTGGCGCCCGGCTTTATCGGCGTGGTCGGGCACGACCTGGCGCAGCGCTTCCTGCGCGGCGGCGGCGAGCTGCTGGACTTGCAGATGCGGGTGGGGGCGCTGCCGCGCTATCCGAGCAACGCGCTCAAGTACAACCTGACCTGGAGCACCGAGGGACTGATCAACGAGTACTGCAACCCGTGCGAGGCCATCGTCGACGGCCGGCGCGTGGAGCTGACCGCGCTGGAAGGGCTGGAGAGCTTTGCGCTGGACGGCATCGAATATGAGGCCTTTAATACATCGGGCGGACTGGGCACGCTGCCCGAGACGCTGGCCGGGCGCGCGCGCCATGTCGACTACAAGTCGATCCGCTATCCCGGCCACTGCGCGCTGATGAAGCTGCTGCTCAACGACCTGCGCCTGCGCGAACGGCGCGACTGGCTGCGCGATATCTTCGACCGCGCCATTCCGCTGACCGAGCAGGACGTGGTGATCGTGTTTGCCACCGCCACCGGCTATCCGGCCGGCGGCGAACGCGGGCGCGGTCCGCTGACACAGGCTTCGTTCTCGGCGCGCATCGGCGGGGTCGACGGCGCCGGCGGGCATGTCAATGCGATCCAGCTGACCACGGCCGCGGGCATCTGCACCGCGCTGGACCTGGTGGCCACCGGCGCGCTGCCGCAGGCCGGCTTCGTGCGGCAGGAGTCGATGCCGCTGCAGGCCTTCCTGTCCAACCGCTTCGGCCGCCACTACACGCAGCATCCGCTGCAGGAGAGCCTCGTATGA
- a CDS encoding Lrp/AsnC family transcriptional regulator: MTELDTTDRHLLSLLQANARESAANLARHLGIARTTVVARIARLERSGVIAGYGVRLGQRMEDNAILAYCGLSVQPKAAPAILRALQRLPEIEEVNSVSGPVDYLVAIRCDTHDRLDRLLDEIGMLDGVNHTTTSIVLARKLDRRRAAG; the protein is encoded by the coding sequence ATGACCGAACTCGACACCACCGACCGCCACCTGCTGTCGCTGCTGCAGGCCAACGCCCGCGAAAGCGCCGCCAACCTGGCGCGGCACCTGGGGATCGCGCGCACCACCGTGGTCGCACGCATCGCGCGGCTGGAGCGCAGCGGCGTGATCGCCGGCTACGGCGTGCGGCTGGGCCAGCGCATGGAAGACAACGCCATCCTGGCCTACTGCGGCCTGTCGGTGCAGCCCAAGGCCGCGCCCGCGATCCTGCGCGCGCTGCAGCGGCTGCCCGAGATCGAAGAGGTCAATTCCGTCAGCGGCCCGGTCGACTACCTGGTCGCGATCCGCTGCGACACGCATGACCGGCTCGACCGGCTGCTCGACGAGATCGGCATGCTCGACGGCGTCAACCACACCACCACCTCGATCGTGCTGGCGCGCAAGCTCGACCGCCGGCGCGCCGCCGGCTGA
- the dapB gene encoding 4-hydroxy-tetrahydrodipicolinate reductase: MNNPIRVAVGGVTGWAGGELARGVAHAADMTLVAGLSRGAAGQPLAQLTGHADTPGVAAASIESLGEKPYDVYVEYTRPGIAKHNILQALAHGAHVVVGTSGLTDDDYAEIDAAARQAERGVLACGNFAITVVLLQKFAEMAARHLEHWEIIDYAKAGKIDVPSGTVRELAYRLGQVKAAAQAVPVDQVNGPKETRGATMSGTQVHAVRLPGYQLGVEVIFGADGQRLHLKHEAGDGSKPYVAGALLAIRKVHTVRGVVRGLDKVMEGL, encoded by the coding sequence ATGAACAATCCGATCCGTGTCGCCGTGGGCGGCGTGACCGGCTGGGCCGGCGGCGAACTGGCGCGCGGCGTGGCCCATGCGGCCGACATGACCCTGGTGGCCGGGCTGTCGCGCGGCGCCGCCGGGCAGCCGCTGGCGCAGCTGACCGGCCATGCCGATACGCCGGGCGTGGCGGCCGCCAGCATCGAGTCGCTGGGCGAGAAGCCCTACGACGTCTACGTCGAATACACCAGGCCGGGCATCGCCAAGCACAACATCCTGCAGGCGCTGGCGCATGGCGCGCACGTGGTGGTGGGCACCTCCGGACTGACCGACGACGACTATGCCGAAATCGACGCGGCCGCGCGCCAGGCCGAGCGCGGCGTGCTCGCCTGCGGCAATTTCGCCATCACGGTGGTGCTGCTGCAGAAGTTCGCCGAGATGGCCGCGCGCCACCTGGAACACTGGGAGATCATCGACTACGCCAAGGCCGGCAAGATCGACGTGCCCTCCGGCACGGTGCGCGAGCTGGCGTACCGGCTGGGCCAGGTCAAGGCCGCCGCGCAGGCGGTGCCGGTCGACCAGGTCAACGGCCCGAAGGAAACCCGCGGTGCGACCATGTCGGGCACGCAGGTGCATGCGGTGCGGCTGCCGGGCTACCAGCTCGGCGTGGAAGTGATCTTCGGCGCCGACGGGCAGCGCCTGCACCTGAAGCACGAGGCCGGCGACGGCTCCAAGCCGTATGTGGCCGGCGCGCTGCTGGCGATCCGCAAGGTCCACACCGTGCGCGGCGTGGTGCGGGGGCTGGACAAGGTGATGGAAGGCCTCTGA
- a CDS encoding chloride channel protein — protein MTDRDPNDPTPSTSSSSAPGTSPEPPARPDAGTPPPDPRLLDQISRRARVAAWRKSRQAGRISRTTLRYAAFMFGAGCVGLFSLVFAWIAEVALHWNRQLTQATPWLAFVMLPFGLAALRWLTIRLAPQARGSGIPQVIAAVTLPPAGPAQTLLVSLRQAMWKVVLTAAALLAGASVGREGPSVQVGAAAMLAWGRWCQEKLRFRIGFHPNALIAAGAAGGLAAAFNTPLAGVVFAIEELGRGTAVRWDRLVLSGVLTAGFVSLAVLGNNPYFVVKVPMLGLHEAWGPVLLCAVVTGVLGGVFAKALKGGVPALLPVAWRDWPGKHPVSVAFGCGLVVAIIGWATAGATFGTGYEQAAALINGESHATLWFGLAKLAATVVSYFAGIPGGIFTPALAIGAGIGENVAHFASGMAEPRVLALVSMAAFLAAATQAPITASVIVMEMTRTQDLTVFLLAASLLASFISRQFSPHPFYHQVGHTFRREALALARKAPAG, from the coding sequence ATGACCGATCGCGACCCCAACGATCCCACCCCTTCCACATCATCATCCTCCGCTCCGGGCACCAGCCCCGAGCCGCCGGCCCGGCCCGACGCCGGCACCCCGCCACCCGATCCCCGCCTGCTGGACCAGATCAGCCGCCGCGCGCGCGTGGCGGCGTGGCGCAAGTCGCGCCAGGCCGGGCGCATCTCGCGCACCACGCTGCGCTATGCCGCGTTCATGTTCGGCGCGGGCTGCGTCGGGCTGTTCTCGCTGGTGTTCGCGTGGATCGCCGAAGTGGCGCTGCACTGGAACCGCCAGCTGACCCAGGCCACGCCGTGGCTGGCGTTCGTGATGCTGCCGTTCGGGCTGGCCGCGCTGCGCTGGCTGACCATCCGGCTGGCGCCGCAGGCGCGCGGCAGCGGCATCCCGCAGGTGATCGCGGCGGTGACCCTGCCGCCGGCGGGCCCGGCGCAGACGCTGCTGGTGTCGTTGCGCCAGGCGATGTGGAAGGTGGTGCTGACCGCGGCGGCGCTGCTCGCCGGCGCCTCGGTCGGGCGCGAGGGGCCGTCGGTGCAGGTGGGCGCGGCGGCCATGCTGGCCTGGGGCCGCTGGTGCCAGGAGAAGCTGCGCTTTCGCATCGGCTTCCATCCCAATGCGCTGATCGCCGCCGGCGCGGCCGGCGGGCTGGCGGCGGCGTTCAACACGCCGCTGGCCGGGGTGGTGTTCGCGATCGAGGAGCTGGGCCGCGGCACCGCGGTGCGCTGGGACCGGCTGGTGCTGTCGGGCGTGCTGACCGCGGGTTTCGTGTCGCTGGCGGTGCTGGGCAACAACCCGTATTTCGTGGTCAAGGTGCCGATGCTGGGCCTGCATGAGGCCTGGGGTCCGGTGCTGCTGTGCGCGGTGGTGACCGGCGTGCTGGGCGGCGTGTTTGCCAAGGCGCTCAAGGGCGGCGTGCCGGCGCTGCTGCCCGTGGCGTGGCGCGACTGGCCGGGGAAGCATCCGGTGTCGGTGGCGTTCGGCTGCGGGCTGGTGGTGGCGATCATCGGCTGGGCCACCGCGGGCGCGACTTTCGGCACCGGCTACGAGCAGGCCGCGGCGCTGATCAACGGCGAATCGCATGCGACGCTGTGGTTCGGCCTGGCCAAGCTGGCGGCGACCGTGGTGTCGTACTTCGCCGGCATCCCGGGCGGGATCTTCACGCCGGCGCTGGCGATCGGCGCGGGCATCGGCGAGAACGTCGCGCATTTCGCCAGCGGCATGGCCGAGCCGCGCGTGCTGGCGCTGGTGTCGATGGCGGCATTCCTGGCCGCGGCGACGCAGGCGCCGATCACCGCCAGCGTGATCGTGATGGAAATGACGCGCACGCAGGACCTGACCGTGTTCCTGCTGGCGGCGTCGCTGCTGGCGTCGTTTATCTCGCGGCAGTTCTCGCCGCACCCGTTCTACCACCAGGTCGGGCACACGTTCCGGCGCGAGGCGCTGGCGCTGGCGCGCAAGGCCCCGGCCGGCTGA